One genomic window of Eggerthella timonensis includes the following:
- a CDS encoding MFS transporter, with translation MGSETMKGSNYAWAIAIACVAFYAIPLGFVANQAGLFASPVMEEFGWSRTDATLYMSIQPWVAAICTPFAGKLITKFNPRWVMTAAAAVFGLASLACAWFTEPWQWNVYGVLYGASAAFWMYIATPTFINRWFAKSNGTVIGVIGVCASLLGAFMSPVIQGWISGYGWHTARIIISVIALVASVVLTAALLRESPEKMGVLPWGYGAAEVASAKSEAKSVIDVAADEGATAAQARKNPALWLLIVMAGFFVIAAGMMQQFSSYASTGALGAAVGAMGVTVCMIGQLFGKFGLGWLCDHTGARVSGVVASVFGALGIAIVLFSVDSAMMFYVGVFLFGIGFAALNIVPPMACRQAFGQKDYANIFSMVATGLNVFSGFSALIYAQIYDITGSFAGCFWLIIAFYVVTLICSLVIVPMGRRSWAKK, from the coding sequence ATGGGATCTGAAACAATGAAGGGCAGCAACTACGCCTGGGCGATCGCCATCGCCTGCGTAGCCTTCTACGCTATACCGCTTGGTTTCGTGGCCAACCAAGCGGGCCTGTTCGCATCGCCGGTCATGGAAGAGTTCGGCTGGTCGCGCACCGATGCAACGCTGTACATGTCCATCCAGCCGTGGGTGGCGGCCATCTGCACGCCGTTCGCCGGTAAGCTCATCACCAAGTTCAATCCCCGCTGGGTGATGACCGCTGCCGCTGCCGTATTCGGCCTGGCCTCGCTTGCGTGCGCCTGGTTCACCGAACCGTGGCAGTGGAACGTGTACGGCGTGCTGTACGGCGCTTCTGCCGCGTTCTGGATGTACATCGCCACGCCGACGTTCATCAACCGTTGGTTCGCCAAGAGCAACGGCACCGTCATCGGCGTCATCGGCGTGTGCGCATCGCTGCTGGGCGCGTTCATGAGCCCGGTTATCCAGGGTTGGATCAGCGGCTACGGTTGGCACACCGCCCGTATTATCATCAGCGTCATCGCGCTTGTCGCGTCCGTCGTGCTGACCGCTGCGCTGCTGCGCGAGTCGCCCGAGAAGATGGGCGTGCTGCCCTGGGGCTACGGAGCTGCTGAGGTTGCGTCCGCGAAGTCCGAGGCCAAGTCCGTTATCGACGTTGCCGCCGACGAGGGTGCCACGGCTGCGCAGGCGCGCAAGAATCCCGCGCTGTGGCTGCTCATCGTGATGGCCGGCTTCTTCGTGATCGCCGCCGGCATGATGCAGCAGTTCTCGTCCTATGCTTCCACCGGCGCGCTCGGCGCGGCCGTGGGTGCTATGGGCGTGACCGTGTGCATGATCGGCCAGCTGTTCGGCAAGTTCGGCCTGGGTTGGCTGTGCGACCACACCGGCGCCCGCGTCTCCGGCGTGGTGGCCAGCGTCTTCGGCGCGCTCGGCATCGCCATCGTGCTGTTCAGCGTTGACAGCGCCATGATGTTCTACGTGGGCGTGTTCCTGTTCGGCATCGGCTTCGCGGCGCTCAACATCGTGCCGCCCATGGCGTGCCGTCAGGCGTTCGGCCAGAAGGACTACGCCAACATCTTCTCGATGGTGGCCACCGGCCTCAACGTGTTCTCCGGTTTCTCGGCGCTCATCTACGCGCAGATCTACGACATCACCGGATCGTTTGCCGGCTGCTTCTGGCTGATCATCGCGTTCTACGTGGTGACGCTCATCTGCTCGCTCGTGATCGTTCCGATGGGACGTCGCTCCTGGGCAAAGAAGTAA
- a CDS encoding MFS transporter: MGTARTKGAVWAWLVVIGCIGFYSIPTGIVGNTSGIFVAPVMDQFGWTQTDTTMYRTIQPLVAAVCAPIAGKLMEKYNPRWILAAVSAAFGLASWASAYATELWQWNLYGVVYGVTSAFYMYLAAPVLINAWFKKSAGLAISITAAVLSILAAVASPIGQELINQFGWQTARAALSIVTTVLSVVLTVAFVRKSPSVMGLLPFGAGEKDASDDKLAAAPEADEGATVAQAIKSPGLYLLILVACIFVMCAAFFQQIPAFAAHGALGASAGAMAVSIIMVGGVVFKLLLGALNDKIGVKFTGIIAASCGAIGILLAYIAGENVALFYAGMVVFGGGYAGLTVIAPMLARAAFGSLNYSQIYSWVSTGIFIATAVSFLVYGMIYDTTGSFDLCFILVIALYVLAVVLVPITLALSQKAWKRDGSR; this comes from the coding sequence ATGGGCACTGCACGTACCAAAGGAGCCGTGTGGGCTTGGCTCGTCGTTATCGGGTGCATCGGCTTCTATTCGATTCCGACGGGCATCGTCGGCAACACCTCGGGCATTTTCGTCGCCCCGGTGATGGACCAGTTCGGTTGGACGCAAACCGACACCACCATGTACCGCACCATCCAGCCGCTCGTCGCGGCCGTGTGTGCGCCGATCGCCGGCAAGCTGATGGAGAAGTACAACCCCCGCTGGATCCTCGCTGCGGTGTCGGCGGCCTTCGGCCTGGCATCGTGGGCGAGCGCCTACGCCACCGAGCTGTGGCAGTGGAACCTCTACGGCGTCGTGTACGGCGTAACGTCGGCGTTCTACATGTACCTCGCGGCTCCCGTGCTGATCAACGCCTGGTTCAAGAAGAGCGCCGGTCTGGCCATCAGCATCACGGCGGCGGTGCTGTCCATTCTGGCGGCCGTGGCCAGCCCCATCGGGCAGGAGCTGATCAACCAGTTCGGTTGGCAGACGGCGCGCGCCGCGCTGTCCATCGTCACCACGGTGCTGTCGGTGGTGCTGACGGTGGCGTTCGTGCGCAAGAGCCCGTCAGTGATGGGGCTGCTGCCGTTCGGTGCGGGCGAGAAGGACGCATCCGACGACAAGCTCGCCGCGGCCCCCGAGGCTGACGAGGGCGCCACGGTGGCGCAGGCCATCAAGTCGCCCGGCCTCTACCTGCTCATCCTCGTGGCCTGCATCTTCGTCATGTGCGCCGCGTTCTTCCAGCAGATCCCCGCGTTCGCCGCGCACGGCGCGCTGGGCGCGAGCGCGGGTGCCATGGCCGTGTCCATCATCATGGTGGGAGGCGTGGTGTTCAAGCTGCTGCTGGGCGCGCTCAACGACAAGATCGGCGTCAAGTTCACGGGCATCATCGCCGCGTCGTGCGGCGCCATCGGCATCCTGCTCGCCTACATCGCCGGTGAGAACGTGGCTCTGTTCTACGCGGGCATGGTGGTGTTCGGCGGCGGCTACGCGGGCCTCACGGTCATCGCTCCCATGCTGGCGCGCGCGGCCTTCGGCTCGCTCAACTACTCGCAGATCTACTCCTGGGTGTCCACGGGCATCTTCATCGCAACGGCCGTGTCGTTCTTGGTGTACGGCATGATCTACGACACGACGGGCTCGTTCGACCTATGCTTCATCCTGGTCATCGCCCTGTACGTGCTGGCCGTCGTCCTGGTTCCCATCACGCTTGCGCTATCCCAGAAAGCCTGGAAGCGCGACGGCAGCCGTTAG
- a CDS encoding CaiB/BaiF CoA transferase family protein yields the protein MKAQDCPKFGPLQGVKVVNLTMAIAGPFACSLLADLGAEVIGVESPRGRDTSRPTNQALQGWGTQMERRNTRSLCMNVKDGAGRTWFFELLKQADILVDGFRGGQMAKWGMSDEALWEVNPKLTIAHISGFGQTGDPAYVSRASFDGIGQAYGCFMEMNGYPDRLPVLAFPQVSDYYAGFMASIGALAGYINAQRTGKGDSVDVAQYEAMLRCEGFYALNYLNTGALPVREGSHSTSSAGYGTYICQDGVPIYTLILGPGVVRAALPVFGLEYGSELFPEGTPVISFGSEAGIVLEEAMEAFFGSHTAEEAERIMLDAGVPCSRIYTFEMAERDPHYQARESFTSWKSSYDDESIRGVNVVPRMKNNPGQIWRGMPLVGADNEDILEELGATPDDVASLYDEQLLKPESKYRAKLEWEGDGIAFPPPSHSNLARYLLSGLHRKFQGI from the coding sequence ATGAAAGCTCAAGATTGCCCGAAGTTCGGCCCGCTGCAAGGGGTGAAGGTGGTCAACCTCACCATGGCTATCGCGGGCCCGTTCGCCTGCAGCCTGCTGGCCGACCTGGGCGCCGAGGTCATCGGCGTGGAAAGCCCGCGCGGCCGCGACACCTCGCGTCCTACCAATCAGGCGTTGCAGGGCTGGGGCACGCAGATGGAGCGCCGCAACACGCGCTCGCTGTGCATGAACGTGAAGGACGGCGCAGGCCGCACCTGGTTCTTCGAGCTGCTCAAGCAGGCGGACATCCTCGTGGACGGCTTCCGCGGCGGCCAGATGGCGAAGTGGGGCATGTCGGACGAAGCGCTATGGGAGGTCAACCCGAAGCTGACCATCGCGCACATCTCGGGTTTCGGCCAGACAGGCGATCCGGCGTACGTGTCGCGCGCCTCGTTCGACGGCATCGGCCAGGCCTACGGCTGCTTCATGGAGATGAACGGCTATCCCGATCGTCTGCCGGTGCTCGCGTTTCCCCAGGTGTCGGACTACTACGCGGGCTTCATGGCCAGCATCGGCGCGCTGGCCGGCTACATCAACGCGCAGCGTACGGGCAAGGGCGACAGCGTGGACGTTGCCCAGTACGAGGCCATGCTGCGCTGCGAGGGCTTCTATGCGCTGAACTACCTGAACACGGGCGCGCTGCCCGTGCGCGAGGGGTCGCACAGCACGTCGAGCGCCGGCTACGGCACCTACATCTGCCAGGACGGCGTGCCCATCTACACGCTCATCCTGGGTCCCGGCGTGGTGCGCGCCGCGCTGCCCGTGTTCGGTTTGGAATACGGCAGCGAGCTGTTCCCCGAAGGCACGCCGGTCATCTCGTTCGGCAGCGAGGCCGGCATCGTGCTGGAGGAGGCGATGGAAGCGTTCTTCGGGTCGCACACCGCCGAGGAGGCCGAGCGCATCATGCTGGATGCGGGCGTTCCGTGCAGCCGCATCTACACCTTTGAGATGGCCGAACGGGATCCCCACTACCAGGCGCGCGAGAGCTTCACGTCGTGGAAGAGCTCTTACGACGACGAATCCATCCGCGGGGTGAACGTGGTGCCTCGCATGAAGAACAACCCCGGTCAAATATGGCGCGGCATGCCGCTCGTGGGCGCCGACAACGAGGACATCCTCGAAGAGTTGGGCGCCACGCCCGACGACGTCGCCAGCCTCTACGACGAGCAGCTCCTCAAGCCAGAAAGCAAATACCGTGCCAAGTTGGAATGGGAGGGGGACGGCATCGCATTCCCGCCCCCCTCCCATTCCAACTTGGCACGGTATTTGCTTTCTGGTCTTCATCGGAAGTTTCAGGGGATTTGA
- a CDS encoding FAD-dependent oxidoreductase, which yields MSTQYPILGSPLQVNGVTLKNRMITTSMSPGAGYVTKDNRPTQRLANYLEERAEGQTALIIQTICPWKRNEIDPDHIHELPSCYDESCIPDLQRYLVEPVHKHGGLICAQPYYVHDWKPDAETPEGPYGPSDIAILKFMGGFRAMTLERIEAFKQQFFNAARVCKAAGFDAIEVMAGVGGILSRFMALATNNRTDEYGGSLENRVKLTLEVIRGVREAVGPEFPIVVRWSPVDFIKSPAGPGLSMEEALRIAPMLEEAGCDLHDLAVGWHETSEPLTTKVIEDGHWTFVSQQIKTVAKKPVAQGYRNTDPRVMERNLQDGKMDVVAGLRYSIADPALPRKVMEDRTCDMRLCIVCCRCLDDVVSQGKPLNNCGVNPRLGEELDHEAFPPAQSAKKVMVVGSGPAGINAALTAAQRGHAVDLYEEGPRLGGCVKMSSIFSPYHERYLDYLLTQVKQHPEITVHLKTKVTPETVRQAKPDAAIVAVGGKPVGLDVPGADGKNVVSSHDFLEMINGHAPAGKKGALNSFMWGAGSQFLKHYYTPSFARTMTEKSPWPIGRSVAIIGGGLPGCEFGHLCMETGRTTAIVEERKKVGFDVGGSDRFGLISGFKKAENVEMYPLTRVTAITEEGVKAVQTTPEGDKELFIPAKTVAITLGLAENHDLGEACKPLVDEVYLVGDCETPGRIADATKMGYRAACAL from the coding sequence ATGAGCACGCAGTACCCCATCCTGGGATCGCCGTTGCAGGTGAACGGCGTCACCTTGAAGAATCGCATGATCACCACGTCCATGTCGCCGGGCGCGGGCTATGTGACGAAGGACAACCGTCCCACGCAGCGTTTGGCGAACTACCTGGAGGAACGGGCCGAAGGGCAGACGGCCCTCATCATCCAAACCATCTGCCCGTGGAAGCGCAACGAGATCGACCCCGACCACATCCACGAGCTGCCCAGCTGCTACGACGAAAGCTGCATTCCCGACCTGCAGCGCTACCTGGTCGAGCCGGTGCACAAGCACGGCGGCCTCATCTGCGCACAGCCGTACTACGTGCACGACTGGAAGCCCGACGCCGAAACGCCGGAAGGCCCCTACGGCCCGTCCGATATCGCCATCCTCAAGTTCATGGGCGGCTTCCGCGCCATGACGCTCGAGCGGATCGAGGCGTTCAAGCAGCAGTTCTTCAATGCGGCGCGCGTGTGCAAGGCGGCCGGCTTCGACGCCATCGAGGTCATGGCCGGCGTGGGCGGCATCCTGTCGCGCTTCATGGCGCTTGCCACCAACAACCGCACCGACGAGTACGGCGGCAGCCTGGAGAACCGCGTGAAGCTGACGCTCGAGGTGATCCGCGGCGTGCGCGAAGCGGTGGGGCCGGAGTTCCCCATCGTGGTGCGCTGGTCGCCCGTCGACTTCATCAAGAGCCCTGCAGGCCCGGGCCTATCCATGGAGGAGGCGCTGCGCATCGCGCCGATGCTGGAAGAAGCGGGCTGCGACTTGCACGATCTTGCCGTGGGCTGGCACGAGACCAGCGAGCCGCTCACCACGAAGGTCATCGAGGACGGCCACTGGACGTTCGTCTCGCAGCAGATCAAGACTGTGGCGAAGAAGCCGGTGGCGCAGGGGTACCGCAACACCGATCCGCGCGTGATGGAACGGAACCTGCAGGACGGCAAGATGGACGTGGTGGCCGGGCTGCGCTACAGCATCGCCGACCCAGCGCTGCCCCGCAAGGTGATGGAGGACCGCACCTGCGACATGCGCCTGTGCATCGTGTGCTGCCGCTGCCTGGACGACGTGGTGAGCCAGGGCAAGCCGCTCAACAACTGCGGCGTGAACCCGCGCTTGGGCGAGGAGCTCGACCATGAGGCGTTTCCGCCGGCACAGAGCGCCAAGAAGGTGATGGTGGTTGGCTCGGGGCCGGCCGGCATCAACGCGGCGCTGACGGCGGCGCAGCGCGGCCATGCCGTGGACCTGTACGAGGAAGGCCCGCGCCTCGGCGGATGCGTGAAGATGAGCAGCATCTTCAGCCCCTACCACGAACGCTATCTGGACTACCTCCTCACGCAGGTGAAGCAGCACCCCGAGATCACCGTGCACCTCAAGACGAAGGTCACGCCCGAGACGGTGCGGCAGGCCAAGCCCGACGCGGCCATCGTGGCCGTGGGCGGCAAGCCCGTGGGGCTGGACGTGCCGGGCGCCGACGGCAAGAACGTCGTGTCGTCGCACGATTTCCTCGAGATGATCAACGGTCATGCGCCTGCGGGGAAGAAGGGCGCGCTCAACAGCTTCATGTGGGGCGCGGGCTCGCAGTTCCTCAAGCATTACTACACGCCGTCGTTCGCGCGCACGATGACCGAGAAGTCGCCGTGGCCCATCGGCCGCAGCGTCGCCATCATCGGCGGCGGCCTGCCGGGCTGCGAGTTCGGCCACCTGTGCATGGAGACGGGCCGCACCACCGCCATCGTCGAGGAGCGCAAGAAGGTGGGCTTCGACGTGGGCGGTTCGGACCGCTTCGGGCTGATCAGCGGTTTCAAGAAGGCCGAGAACGTCGAGATGTACCCGCTCACGCGCGTTACGGCCATCACCGAGGAGGGCGTGAAGGCCGTGCAGACCACGCCGGAGGGAGACAAGGAGCTGTTCATCCCCGCCAAGACCGTGGCCATCACGCTGGGTCTTGCCGAGAACCACGATCTGGGCGAGGCGTGCAAGCCGCTCGTGGACGAGGTGTACCTCGTGGGCGACTGCGAGACGCCGGGGCGCATTGCCGACGCAACCAAGATGGGCTATCGCGCGGCATGCGCGCTGTAG
- a CDS encoding CoA transferase, with the protein MKSSDRPKFGNLQNLKVLNAGAVIAAPFVCELFAEQGADVIELESTVAPDMYRMYGDAWSVDRRNQRMITLNIPSPEGKEILLQMVKWADVLVESSKGGTWEKWGLTDEVLWEANPALVILHISGFGNWGDPDYVRKASFDPIGQAFSGYSNLNGFPDSPPSVTKPFTGDFMTGLMGAWATLAAVIRARETGEGESIDCCQFEALVRLQGATLSDGINHGIQPMRIGNEDLVGACAGAQKCKDGYCQVAVGGAGPVKKLVEFFGFADDPDFQPLGTYPSITRKPGCKSLDEPLPDRAAKFRAALDSWCEEHTVEEVNRIFGQMGVAVSPHMTYEMMLNDPHYQAREVFVDCYDEITQKTVKQVNMIPRFKKHPGKIVRGGAKYDADTKDVLNEFGYSEEEIELLYEKGVLRKGE; encoded by the coding sequence ATGAAGTCATCGGATCGCCCCAAGTTCGGCAACTTGCAGAACTTGAAGGTGCTCAACGCGGGCGCCGTCATCGCGGCGCCGTTCGTCTGCGAGCTGTTCGCCGAGCAAGGCGCCGACGTCATTGAGCTGGAAAGCACGGTGGCGCCCGACATGTACCGCATGTACGGAGATGCATGGTCGGTCGATCGCCGAAACCAGCGCATGATCACGCTCAACATCCCCTCGCCCGAGGGCAAGGAGATCCTGCTGCAAATGGTGAAGTGGGCCGACGTGCTGGTCGAGTCGTCCAAGGGCGGCACCTGGGAGAAGTGGGGGCTTACCGACGAGGTGCTGTGGGAGGCGAATCCCGCGCTGGTCATCCTGCATATTTCCGGCTTCGGCAACTGGGGCGACCCGGACTACGTGCGCAAGGCGTCGTTCGATCCCATCGGCCAGGCGTTCTCGGGCTACTCGAACCTCAACGGCTTCCCCGACAGCCCGCCCAGCGTGACCAAGCCCTTCACTGGCGACTTCATGACCGGCCTCATGGGCGCGTGGGCCACGTTGGCCGCCGTCATTCGCGCGCGCGAGACGGGCGAGGGCGAGTCCATCGACTGCTGCCAGTTCGAAGCCCTCGTGCGCTTGCAGGGCGCCACGTTGTCCGACGGCATCAACCACGGCATCCAGCCCATGCGCATCGGCAACGAAGACCTCGTGGGCGCGTGCGCCGGCGCGCAGAAGTGCAAGGACGGTTACTGCCAGGTGGCCGTGGGCGGAGCCGGCCCGGTGAAGAAACTCGTCGAGTTCTTCGGCTTCGCCGACGACCCCGACTTCCAGCCGCTCGGTACGTATCCCTCCATCACGCGCAAGCCCGGCTGCAAGAGCCTCGACGAGCCGCTTCCCGACCGCGCCGCGAAGTTTCGCGCTGCGCTCGACAGCTGGTGCGAGGAGCACACGGTTGAGGAGGTCAACCGGATATTCGGCCAGATGGGCGTGGCGGTGAGCCCCCATATGACCTACGAGATGATGCTGAACGACCCTCATTACCAGGCGCGCGAGGTGTTCGTCGACTGCTACGACGAGATCACGCAGAAGACGGTCAAGCAGGTGAACATGATCCCGCGCTTCAAAAAGCATCCCGGCAAGATCGTGCGCGGCGGGGCGAAGTACGACGCCGATACGAAAGACGTGCTGAACGAGTTCGGTTACTCGGAAGAGGAGATCGAGCTGCTGTACGAGAAGGGGGTGTTGCGCAAGGGCGAGTAA
- a CDS encoding Hsp70 family protein, producing MASKASDLYQNMVRVDEPEARIQVELPGGLLPLALNVELPGGYVSEVVPSDVRVPHTASTMFSTADSFQMAAEFHVLMGNRPLARDGIELCRIRVRNIKWSGAGVPQIELRFELDATGVLTVSAANLDRSNAEIVAFTAGDVVTQSDIQQALADALEHEAADRATRDLIQKMLECYAFIGATNDYYSAAKKKMSHGAKSAYKQTRKRLEKALSVDVADATDDTVAELDAAEAAFRAQRQQILPLYKQVMDWYK from the coding sequence ATGGCGAGCAAGGCTTCCGACCTCTATCAGAATATGGTTCGCGTCGACGAACCCGAGGCGCGCATACAGGTGGAGCTGCCGGGCGGCCTATTGCCCCTGGCCCTCAACGTGGAGCTGCCGGGCGGCTACGTATCCGAGGTGGTCCCGAGCGACGTGCGCGTGCCCCATACGGCGTCCACGATGTTCTCCACGGCCGACTCGTTCCAGATGGCCGCGGAGTTCCACGTCCTCATGGGGAACCGCCCGCTCGCGCGCGACGGCATCGAGCTGTGCCGCATCCGGGTGCGCAACATCAAGTGGAGCGGCGCAGGCGTGCCCCAGATCGAGCTGCGGTTCGAGCTGGACGCGACGGGTGTCCTGACCGTGTCGGCCGCGAACCTGGACCGGAGCAACGCGGAGATCGTCGCGTTCACCGCCGGAGACGTCGTCACCCAGAGCGACATCCAGCAGGCCTTGGCCGACGCGCTCGAGCACGAGGCGGCCGACCGGGCCACCCGCGACCTCATCCAGAAGATGCTCGAGTGCTACGCGTTCATCGGGGCGACGAACGACTACTACAGCGCGGCGAAGAAGAAGATGAGCCACGGCGCGAAAAGCGCGTACAAGCAAACCCGCAAGCGCCTCGAGAAAGCGCTGAGCGTGGATGTTGCCGACGCAACCGACGACACGGTGGCCGAGCTGGACGCCGCCGAAGCCGCCTTCCGCGCGCAGCGTCAGCAGATCCTCCCCCTCTACAAGCAAGTGATGGACTGGTACAAGTAG